The Chitinivibrionia bacterium genome contains the following window.
CTTCCTCTGTTATATTACAATTGTAGAACATATCCAAACTCCTTTCCTCATTTTCTTCTCGAAATTCCCGCTTCTTTAAGGATTCTGTTAGCGAAAACACCCAAATCCTTGTTTCCTCCGTGAAGCGGAACGGGAATACTGCGAAATCCGTTTTTGGTGAATATGTGATGCGAACCCTTAACACCTCTGCATTCCCAACCGTTTTCTTTAAGTATCGCCATCACATCTTTCGCGGTTAATCCCACTTTTCTCTCACTCTCTGCTCATTATTAGGCTAAATTCATTCTGATTTTGGTAAAATAATATTTGGCGCGGACAATAAACAGAAAAACAAAAAATTCCTGCAATTCTTGAAAAATATCTAAAGTTGCAGGAATTTTATTTGCCAACAAACAGCAAGCGTTTTCCTACAACATATTCCCCAGAAAAATACTTACGCTTACAAAATAAATAAGAAGCGCCAAAAAGTCTTTTAAGGTTGTTATTATCGGCGCCGAGCCCGCTGCTTGGTCTATGTTTAGGCGAATTAGGATGTAAGGAATTAAAAATCCGAGCATGCTTGCCGTGGTCATAGTTATTGCCATTGCAAGTCCGACGGCAACTCCAAGCATAGGCATTCCAAGCCAAAACGTCGCAATAGCTCCCGATATTAAGCCTACCAACACGCCAATACTAAACCCAACGCCGATTTCTTTTAAAAACGGCTTTACGAATTTCTTTATTTTGATGTGCTTCAATACGACCGCCCTCGCAAAAACCGCGGACGATTGCGTGCCTATGTTTCCGCCCATTCCCATAATTACGGGTATGAATATCGCAACCGCCGTTACCTTGGCGAGAACTTCTTCGTACACGTCGATAATAATTCCCGAAAGCATGCCGAGCCCGAGCGTTGCAAGTAAAAACGGCAGGCGCACTTTCCATATATCCCATAAATTTCCGAAAATTAAAACTTCGCTTCTGCCTTGTTCGTTGCTTGTGATATCCGCAAGTCCCGCTTGGTCGTAGATGTCCTCGGTGGTCTCTTCTTCCAATACGTTCATTGCGTCGTCAATCGTTACTATGCCGAGCATTTTATTGTTTTCATCCACAACGGGAAGCGACAAAAAGTCCATTGTCTGCAAAAGTCGGGCAGCCTCTTCTTGGTCGGTATCGGCGCTCACTCTTATTGGCTTCTGAAGCATTATACTTTCTATTTTAGCGTTGCCGTCTGTTGTCAAAAGCTCTTTCAGCGAAAGAACACCCAGTAATTTTCCGTCGGCGTCTTTTACATATAATGTATATATTGTTTCTTGATTTAAGGCTTGTTCGCGCACGGAAGCAATTGCCTGCTCAACCGTTATGTCGCTTTCTAAAGAAATATATTTTGTAGTCATTATACGACCTGCTGTTTCAGGCTTATAACTCATCAAAATATTGGTATCGGCTTGCTCGGCAGGCGGAAGAGAGCTTATTATTTTATCTCTCATACCTTCAAACAAGCCCTCTAATAACCGAACGCGGTCGTCGGGAGCAAGTTCGCTTACAAATTCTATAATTTTTTCTTCCGGAAAAGAACGCAGTAAGTTTTGCTGTTCGTCCGTATCTAATTCTTTAAATACAAACAAGGCGCTGTTTTTTTCCAGCAGGTCGAATACAATAATCTGTTTTTCAGGCAACAAATCGTGAAACGCGTGCAGAATTTCCATATTTTCTGCGGCGTCAAGCACAATTTTCAAGTTCTCAGTATCGTTTTCTTTAACTAATTCCGTAATGTCTTTTCTGCTTAGCATAATAAAGTCTCCTACAATCTTGTGATTATTTTGCAATTGTCGGGTAATAAGCAAGCCAAAATAATTTATGCCCGAATAAACTTGCGCGCAGAATTTATTTTTAACGCAGATTTTACGTATTTTTGGGTATTTTGCAACAAATCACTGTAGTTTTTGATGATTGGTGATGTTTTTTTTACGGATCAATCTTTACCAGCTTTCCCGTCTCAAAGTCGAGTTTGCGATAATAGCAGTTTCGTGCTTCGCCTTTTTGGTTTTTTGTGTGGCATATATTTTCTTTTTTGGGACGAACTTTATAAACGAACGAATTTTGTTCGCAATTTACAAAAATATCCGTTAATTCAAATTCTGCGCCCGATGTCGCGCCTTTCACCAAATTTCATTTCGCGAAGTGCTGAAGAATGTCGCGATTTTTGTTTTTATCGACAAATCCAGCGCCTCTTTATTTACGTACGCGATTAAAATAACCTCGTTTGTGTCGGCGTTTTGCACGGCTACGGGGATTACTCCCATATTTTTTGCGCCGATTTGCGAAAGCTTATCAAAATCAAGGCGTAATTCAAGCGTTTCTTCCAAATCAGCGTTCATTAAAGCCCTCTCGTGCGAACATTAGTTATATCTCGCTCAATCTGTCCCATTAAGTCGGTCGAGGCGAGAGAAAGCACATACTCAAAACGCTTGTCCGCGGCGTTAATCGCTATGGAAAAGCGCACTTCCGTTCGCGGAAATCGCCATTGCGCAAAAGATTGAGTTTGTATTGCTCTGTAAAATTCCGACGGATTATAGCGCAAATTCCACCTCTCTTGCGCAAGGTAATTATCGAGCGCTACAAAAGTGTATCGAGGGTCAAGCGTGCGAAAAACAGGCTGTCTTCTTCCGTATCTTTCAGTCAAAAGAGTGTAAATGTCGGCGACAAAATTAAGCGTGTTAGTACGAATATAGTTAAAATATCGCTCAACGGAAATAAACACGTTAAAATTAAAGTCAAATCTTGTAAATCGGCTGAAATCAAAATCAACAACCGCCTGAAAAAATTGGTCGTCGAAAAAATACAGCGTTGTTCTTGCGGGATAACCTGCGACAGTGTCTCTGAGAATTTGGTAGCGCGCAATATTTAATTCCGCAGGAAAAGAAGCCGTTCGCGGACGAGCTGTAAGCTGAGTAAGCGGCACTTCTTGTAAAATCGCCTGCGCCTCGGCGACCGAACTTCCCCACGCTATTCCGCGATAGCCGTCAGGGTTCAGCTCTCTTTGAGAAAAGCACAACGAGCAAAACAAAAATACTACTAAAAGTGTTTTAATCGCTTTACTCATTGCGCAGTTTTCCTTAACCTTAATTTATACCATTCAAGGCTCTTATTGCAAAAATTTAGTGCCAACAACAAGCGGAGCGTTTTCATCGCCAAGTCTTGCCTGAAACTCTACTCTTGCAATGTTGTTTCTTGCTATATTGCCTCTGAAATTCAATCTTCCCGCAACTGTGTGGCGCTGTTGAATTGCTCTTCTTTCAAAAGTAATGCTTGTTGCAGGAATTTCGGTTCCGTCCGCAAGAACAATCTTAAACATTCCCGCTTGAGGTATTATGTTGGCAAATGACGCATTGTGAAGTTCGACTGCTAAAACAGTTTCGCCTCTGACGGTGCTTACCGACTGAACAGCCATTATAACGCCGTCGGAATTTATCTGTCTGAAAAGCGCGGTGTCGGGATAATCGGTTATCGCCGCTTCAAAAGCAGTCAAAAACTGTACCAATTCGCGACGGGTTTCACCGAGTATTCTTCTTGCTTCTTCGTTTTCGGGAGCAAAATGCTGAACCACTCTTGCATAATATTCGGCACGAATAAAGTCAAGCGGCTGTCTTGAACGTTGCGCTTCGGCAATAAAATTTTGAGCGGTCAAAATTTGTATTTGCGCAAACTCGTTCTTCATATCGGCTATAACCACATCGACAAATCTCGAGTTTGCCGCGACTGTTCTTGCCGCTTCCAACTCGGTTATGGCGCGAGTTATTACGCCGTCTTGGTCATAATGATGGCGCGCAATCGACACCAGAAATCTCGCATAAGCGTCTCGGACTTCATTGCTAACACCGTCCATTTTAAGGGCGGTTTCTATATCGTCGCGAATGATTTTAACTGCAGGAGCGTGCGGAGATTGCGTCTCGTTAAAAATGAATTCCGCTCTAACAATCGCCGACATAAGATAATTGTTCAAGAGTTTCGGAGTAATTCTGCCTTTTTCATTCGCGGCATAAAACGCTTCTCTGAACCTTACGTATGCTTCTCTCTGTCTGACAAGACGAGTAGTCGAATTTTCGGGCGCACGCATAGCTTCTCTCCAAGCCGCTTCACCTCTCGCTTCGGGACCACTCGCACAACCAAATAAAACCATCGTAATTGCAATCATCAAAGCAACTAAAACAAATTTTTTCATACAAAAACCACCTTTCACCTTTCGGCAAGAATTATTTTTCTAAAAATTAACAAGGATAAAATATGTTTTCGGACGACACAGAAGCAATAGCAAAATCGATTGTTGTAAAATTGATAAACAACGGCTTTGAAGCATACTTTGCGGGCGGTTTTGTGCGCGATATGCTTTTGGACTTCCCCGCAGGCGCGTCTCCCGACATAGATATTGCTACTTCAGCACATCCGAAAGACATTATAAATCTGTTTGACAACACAAAAGAGGTCGGTGTTTCGTTCGGAGTTGTCTTGGTCATAAAACACGGACTTGCCTTTGATGTTGCGACTTTTAGAAGCGACGGGCAATATATCGACGGTCGCCGCCCCGAAGAAATCTCGTTCGCCACCTCCCGCGAAGACGCATTTCGCCGCGATTTTACCATAAACGGAATGTTTTACAATCCCGTATCAAAAACGATTATCGATTTTGTCGGCGGAAAGGTAGATTTGCAAAAAAGAATAATTCGCACGATAGGCGAACCGCTCGACAGATTTAATGAAGATTACCTGCGGCTTTTGCGAGCAATAAGATTTTCGGCGCGCTTCGGTTTTCAAATCGAAGAAAACACCTTTTCGGCAATAAAAACACTCGCCAGAAACATCTCAAAAATTTCCGCCGAAAGAATTTGTAAAGAACTGACGCTTTCCTTCTGCGCCGCACCCGCTAAAACCCTCCGAATACTCGACGAGACAGGACTTTTAGAGCATATTTTACCCGAAATCTGCAGAATGAAAGGGGTCGAACAGCCGCCCGAATATCACCCTGAAGGCGATTGTTTCGAGCATACAATGCTTGCAATGGAATACTTGGAAGACCTGATAAACCGATACATCGCCGATAAAAACACTCTCAGAGCCGACCAAACAGAAGTCCTGCAAGACCGCCACAAACGCAGTGTTCTGGTATGGAGTACTCTTCTTCACGACATCGGAAAACCCGACACTAAAACCATTGAAGACAGAATAAGATTTAACCGCCACGACGAAAAAAGCGCGGACATAACTTATGAAATCGCCCGACGTTTAAAAATGTCGTCCGCCGAAACAAAAGATATTGGCGCCTGCATTCGCAATCACATGAAATTTATGTTCGTGCAAAAAATGAAAAAAAGCAAGCTCAACACATTTTTGGCTCGCGAAACTATAGACATCGAAATAATTCTGCACGAAGCCGACTGTTTTTCAAGCCACGGAATGATGGACAACGCCGAATTTCTGCTGAAAAAAATCGAAGAAATCCCTCCCGAAGAGATAAAACCTCTCCCGCTTGTAAAAGGCGACGATTTATTGGCAATGGGCTTTACTCAAGGCAAAATTTTAGGAGATTTGCTCAAAGAAATCTACGAAAATCAAATGGACGGACTACTCGATACCAAAGAACAAGCGCTTGATTTTGCAAAAAATCGACTTTGATAATATAAAATCGACATTTATAAGTATGCAAAATATTATATTACCATCAAAATAATGAAATAATTAAGGAGCTTTGCCATATTATGGAAGAAAGAAAAATAAGAAGCGTAAGACATCTTGAAAAAAACTGCGATAATTGCGGGTCAAAATTCAATGTTATGGAAGAGTCGCACCCAACAACAGAAAAAGGTGAAATAAGATGCTCTAATTGCGGCTTCAAAATACACGAATGGAACGGCGGACGTATATGTTATTTAAGACAGCTTGCAGGACCGACAAAGCAAAATTACAAAATATTTGAATTCAAAAAAGAATGTGAAACCTGCGGAGCGACATACAGCATTTCCCAAAAGCATTCCACGTCAAGAGACGGCGGCAAGTTAGAATGCGAATTTTGCAACACAATTATTCACGAATGGAAAAGCGGCAACCAATGCGAAATGAAAAAACTGAGCAAGCCGACAAAGGACTACAAAACACCTAAAGACGAAGACACTGAAGATGTTTTCGGCGAACTCAATGCTTATTGATTGTCCGCAAAATTCTACTAAGCGATAAAAAAAAGGATGAACATTTCGTTCATCCTTTTTTCTTTTTTTTCTTTGTAAAAATTATCCCCTATTCTTCCGTGCTTCTTCCAGCGATACTTTTTCGCTTTGTCTGCCTTCGCGTTCGGTTCTTAATCTTTCGTAATTCGCGTTTATTTCGTCGAGATATTTGTTTTTCTCCGCGCCCAGAAGTTTTTTCGCAACCCCCGGGATAAGCGAGGCGTCGCCTACTTGGATTACGCCGAACTCATATTCGGGCGCGATTTTTACAGCCGTGTGAATAGTTGACGTTGTCGCTCCGCCCAAGACAAGCGGGATTTTCATACCGCGCTCGTTCATTTTTTTCGCGATAGTCGTCATTTCTTCGAGAGACGGGGTTATCAAGCCCGAAAGCCCTATCATATCTACTTTTTCGGATTGCGCTCTGTCTAAAATATCCTCGCAGGACACCATAACGCCCATATCTATGACCTCGTAATTGTTGCATTGCAAAACTATCGCGACAATATTTTTTCCGATGTCGTGAACGTCGCCTTTTACTGTTGCCAAGAGAATTCTTCCGCTTGACGAGGCGGCGCCTTTTTTCTCCGCTTCGATTTGGGGCTGCAAAACGCCGACGGCTTTTTTCATTACCCGCGCGCTCTTTACAACCTGCGGCAAAAACATTTTTCCGCTACCAAAAAGTTCGCCGACTTTATTCATTCCGTCCATCAGCGGACCTTCGATAATTGATACCGCGCTCTCAAACTCCTTTTGAATTTCGACGATGTCTTCTTCGATAAAATCCGTAATTCCGCTTACAAGCGAATGCGCGAGACGTTCTGCAACAGGCAAATTTCGCCATTGCGCGGTTTTTGTTTCTTTTACGTTGTCGTTCTTTAAAGTTTGCGCAAAATCCAGCAAATTCTGCGCCGCGTCATCGTTTTTGTCGAAAAGCAAATCTTCAATTTTTTCTCTGAGTTCGACGTCGATTTCGTCGTAGCTTGGGATAACGCCCGCGTTCACTATTCCCATATCCATTCCCGCTTTTACGGCGTAATAGAGGAAAACCGAGTGAATTGCCTCGCGCAGTTGATTGTTTCCGCGAAAAGAAAAAGATACGTTGCTTACGCCGCCAGAAATATGCGCTTTCGGCATTCTTTTGCGGATTTCCGCCGTCGCTTCAATAAAATCAATCGCGTATTTTCGGTGTTCGTCAAGCCCTGTTCCAACGGCAAAGATGTTCGGGTCAAAAATTATGTCTTCTTCGTTAAAGCCGATGTTTTTAAGAATGTTGTAAGAACGCTCGCAGATTTCTATTTTGCGCGCCTTTGTGTCCGCCTGACCTTTTTCGTCAAACGCCATAACTACAACCGCGGCGCCCATACGCATTATTTTTTTTGCGTGTTCGACAAATTTTTCTTCGCCTTCTTTAAGCGAAATTGAGTTGACGACCGTTTTTCCGCCGCTACATTTAAGCCCCGCCTCAATGACTTCCCATTTGGAACTGTCTATCATTACGGGAACGCTGTTTACTGCGGGGTCGCTTGCGAAATAATTCAGCACGGTTTTCATTTCTTCTTCGGCGTCGAGCATTGCGTCGTCAAGGTTTACGTCGATTATTTGCGCGCCGTTTTCGACTTGTTCGCGGGCGATTTTCAGCGCTTCTTCGTAGTTTTTCTCGCGAATTAAACGGGCGAATTTTGCGCTTCCCGCAACGTTTGTTCTTTCACCGATGTTTGTAAAAAGCAAATCTTTGCGCATTTCAAAAAGTTCGAGACCTGATAATAGCATATTTTGACAATCTGCATTTTGGGCGAAAGATGTTTCGCCCCTACGCGTATCGCCGTCTGTTTGTAGGGGCGAAACATCTTTCGCCCTAACATTTCTCGGTTTGTATTTCTTCACACAATCCGCCACCGCTTTTATGTGCGCGGGGGTTGTTCCGCAACAGCCGCCGACAAAATTCACAAGTCCTTTTTTAGCCCAATTTTCGATAGTTTTCACCATTTCTTCGGGAGTTTCAACGTAGTTTCCGAGTTCGTCGGGAAGCCCTGCGTTTGGGTGGCACGAAATACCGCAGTTTGCGATTTTCGCCAATTCTTCTACATACGGCTCAAGCAAATCCGCGCCCAAAGAGCAATTAAGCCCGATAGAAATAGGATTTGCGTGCATAACGCTTGCATAAAACGCCGCAACGGTTTGCCCTGTCAAAAGTCTGCCCGAAGCGTCCGAAATCGTCGCCGAAATCATAATCGGAACATCGACGTTATGCTTTCTGTTGTATTCTTGCACGGCGTAAATTCCCGCTTTTGTATTGAGCGCGTCAAATTGAGTTTCGAGAATAATGCAGTCAACGCCGCCTTTAATAAGGTTTTCGACGGCGACATAAAATGTGTCCGCCAATTCGTCAAAACTAACGGCGCGAGCGGCGGGATTTTCGGCGTCGGGCGACATCGAAGCGGTTTTGCTTGTCGGTCCCACGCAACCCGAAACAAAGCGTGGAATTCCCGTCGCTTTTTCGATGTCGTCCGCGGCTTTTCGCGCGATTTTTGCCGCTTCGTAATTTAGAAG
Protein-coding sequences here:
- the metH gene encoding methionine synthase, with the protein product MNRFDLLRQKMKEKILVLDGATGTEIQKYNLSESDYSKGIFADCKVPLKGNNDVLPITRPDIIYELHKRYFEAGADIVDTCSFNANSVSQADYGLEDKVALLNYEAAKIARKAADDIEKATGIPRFVSGCVGPTSKTASMSPDAENPAARAVSFDELADTFYVAVENLIKGGVDCIILETQFDALNTKAGIYAVQEYNRKHNVDVPIMISATISDASGRLLTGQTVAAFYASVMHANPISIGLNCSLGADLLEPYVEELAKIANCGISCHPNAGLPDELGNYVETPEEMVKTIENWAKKGLVNFVGGCCGTTPAHIKAVADCVKKYKPRNVRAKDVSPLQTDGDTRRGETSFAQNADCQNMLLSGLELFEMRKDLLFTNIGERTNVAGSAKFARLIREKNYEEALKIAREQVENGAQIIDVNLDDAMLDAEEEMKTVLNYFASDPAVNSVPVMIDSSKWEVIEAGLKCSGGKTVVNSISLKEGEEKFVEHAKKIMRMGAAVVVMAFDEKGQADTKARKIEICERSYNILKNIGFNEEDIIFDPNIFAVGTGLDEHRKYAIDFIEATAEIRKRMPKAHISGGVSNVSFSFRGNNQLREAIHSVFLYYAVKAGMDMGIVNAGVIPSYDEIDVELREKIEDLLFDKNDDAAQNLLDFAQTLKNDNVKETKTAQWRNLPVAERLAHSLVSGITDFIEEDIVEIQKEFESAVSIIEGPLMDGMNKVGELFGSGKMFLPQVVKSARVMKKAVGVLQPQIEAEKKGAASSSGRILLATVKGDVHDIGKNIVAIVLQCNNYEVIDMGVMVSCEDILDRAQSEKVDMIGLSGLITPSLEEMTTIAKKMNERGMKIPLVLGGATTSTIHTAVKIAPEYEFGVIQVGDASLIPGVAKKLLGAEKNKYLDEINANYERLRTEREGRQSEKVSLEEARKNRG
- a CDS encoding type II toxin-antitoxin system HicA family toxin; amino-acid sequence: MGLTAKDVMAILKENGWECRGVKGSHHIFTKNGFRSIPVPLHGGNKDLGVFANRILKEAGISRRK
- a CDS encoding CCA tRNA nucleotidyltransferase, which produces MFSDDTEAIAKSIVVKLINNGFEAYFAGGFVRDMLLDFPAGASPDIDIATSAHPKDIINLFDNTKEVGVSFGVVLVIKHGLAFDVATFRSDGQYIDGRRPEEISFATSREDAFRRDFTINGMFYNPVSKTIIDFVGGKVDLQKRIIRTIGEPLDRFNEDYLRLLRAIRFSARFGFQIEENTFSAIKTLARNISKISAERICKELTLSFCAAPAKTLRILDETGLLEHILPEICRMKGVEQPPEYHPEGDCFEHTMLAMEYLEDLINRYIADKNTLRADQTEVLQDRHKRSVLVWSTLLHDIGKPDTKTIEDRIRFNRHDEKSADITYEIARRLKMSSAETKDIGACIRNHMKFMFVQKMKKSKLNTFLARETIDIEIILHEADCFSSHGMMDNAEFLLKKIEEIPPEEIKPLPLVKGDDLLAMGFTQGKILGDLLKEIYENQMDGLLDTKEQALDFAKNRL
- the mgtE gene encoding magnesium transporter — encoded protein: MLSRKDITELVKENDTENLKIVLDAAENMEILHAFHDLLPEKQIIVFDLLEKNSALFVFKELDTDEQQNLLRSFPEEKIIEFVSELAPDDRVRLLEGLFEGMRDKIISSLPPAEQADTNILMSYKPETAGRIMTTKYISLESDITVEQAIASVREQALNQETIYTLYVKDADGKLLGVLSLKELLTTDGNAKIESIMLQKPIRVSADTDQEEAARLLQTMDFLSLPVVDENNKMLGIVTIDDAMNVLEEETTEDIYDQAGLADITSNEQGRSEVLIFGNLWDIWKVRLPFLLATLGLGMLSGIIIDVYEEVLAKVTAVAIFIPVIMGMGGNIGTQSSAVFARAVVLKHIKIKKFVKPFLKEIGVGFSIGVLVGLISGAIATFWLGMPMLGVAVGLAMAITMTTASMLGFLIPYILIRLNIDQAAGSAPIITTLKDFLALLIYFVSVSIFLGNML